A stretch of Mus caroli chromosome 5, CAROLI_EIJ_v1.1, whole genome shotgun sequence DNA encodes these proteins:
- the Medag gene encoding mesenteric estrogen-dependent adipogenesis protein, with protein sequence MATAACEPVTRPSLTSISSGELRSLWTCDCELALLPLSQLLRLQPGAFQLRGEQLLVPGPGEPVAARGGFNVFGDGLVRLDGQLYRLSSYIKRYVELTNYCDYKDYRETILSKPMVFFINVQTKKDISKERTYAFLVNTRHPKIRRQIEQGMDMVISSVIGESYRLQFDFQEVVKNFFPPGTIVLNGENLSFTYEFKADALFDFFYWFGLSNSTVKVHGKVLNLTSTNPEKKETIKLFLEKMSEPLIRRSSFSDRKFSVTSRGSIDDVFNCNLSPRSSVTEPLLAEFSFPSLLESEETSSQLI encoded by the exons ATGGCCACTGCAGCGTGCGAGCCTGTGACCAGACCCAGCCTGACCTCCATTTCATCCGGGGAGCTGCGCAGCCTGTGGACGTGCGACTGCGAGCTGGCCCTGCTGCCCCTGTCGCAGCTGCTCCGCCTACAGCCTGGTGCCTTCCAGCTGCGCGGTGAGCAGCTCCTGGTGCCCGGGCCCGGGGAACCCGTGGCCGCACGAGGGGGCTTCAACGTCTTCGGGGACGGCCTTGTGCGCCTAGACGGGCAGCTCTATCGCCTCAGCAGCTACATCAAGAG ATACGTGGAACTGACCAACTACTGTGATTATAAAGACTACAGGGAAACGATACTGAGCAAACCTATGGTGTTCTTTATTAACGTGCAGACCAAGAAGGACATCTCAAAAg AAAGGACCTACGCGTTTCTTGTGAACACAAGGCACCCCAAGATAAGAAGACAGATAGAGCAAGGGATGGACATGGTCATTTCCTCAGTGATTGGAGAAAGCTATAGACTTCAG tttgatTTCCAGGAAGTAGTGAAGAATTTCTTCCCTCCAGGAACGATTGtgctaaatggagagaatttgAGCTTCACCTACGAATTCAAGGCAGACGCCCTGTTTGATTTCTTCTACTGGTTTGGGCTCAGCAATTCCACCGTAAAAGTGCACGGAAAGGTTCTGAACTTGACAAGTACGaacccagaaaagaaagaaacgaTCAAGTTATTTCTGGAAAAAATGAGCGAACCTCTAATACGAAGGAGTAGTTTCTCTGATCGGAAATTTAGCGTCACATCTAGAG GTTCAATAGATGACGTTTTCAACTGCAACCTGTCACCCAGATCATCGGTTACAGAACCACTTTTGGCAGAATTCTCATTTCCAAGTCTTCTGGAATCTGAAGAGACATCCAGCCAACTTATCTGA